The Periophthalmus magnuspinnatus isolate fPerMag1 chromosome 10, fPerMag1.2.pri, whole genome shotgun sequence genome segment CAGAATAGTTTCAGTGCAAATCTCTATTAAGAGTAGTATTGGTCAATGTCTTCAGTTGAtacattaaaagaaaacagGTACTCAGTGTGTTATTGGCAACTGCATTTTACCTATTGTTCCTCGATATGtttcacaaataaacaaaatattgttaaatgcCACAAACATTAAGAGAATCAAAGAAGAGAATCATTTATTTCCTAAGATAATAACATGATCAGTTTCTCCCATTGACTGATACAGTGATTGACATGTCGAAATTCGTATGTCTAGTTAATGATCCAAGAAGCAGGaaactgcacatttaaaacaaaaaagcattaCCAAATCCAGTTAGCAAATCATATTTTCAGTCCCAATTAAATACATGTTTACAGTCACTATAGCATGAATAGGTTAACAGGATAAAATGTTTAACTGCAAAAACTATGCAAATTACTGATTACAAATAAATTTGAGCAAATGTCCGATAATTAGGAAGTGTGCGttcacatgctagttgtttttaaaagcacttgtaaactctttgcagtgaataattaggatgctcagaatgcataaggtaagtaaagaataactttggaccactgcaaaatgtttaaaataaactagttctattgtctatttttaagacagtaaaaatcaggtacagtgcctttaatgctGGGTGTGCATTGGCAACTTACACTGTATAATAGATTTTGACAAATGATCAGAGACTAAGAAGTGACTTTCTAGATttgataaaaaacatttaacctTATTGTAGTTCATTTGTCAATATGTTTTCATAGCCTGGGTATAATCAGAAAAAATGCATTGCCTTCATTAAAACGCTCAAATTGacttttaacatattttaactATTCAAAGATTATTGAGCTAAAAATGCAGGAATATAGATAGTGTCATTAAATAGTATGAGTTGATAACACATTGGTCTGTTGTTGGTTTGGCTTTAATTGTAAACTGTGTGAAAATTCTTTCATTATGAACCTGTGTAAACTGTAATAGAGGTCTCAAAGCAGCAGGGGgagctgttgtgtgttttgtgagagATCTGGTCAGATTTACAAACTTCAGCAGTGAGTtatgtctgaaaaacaaaaagaagagacacacattttaaacttagTAAAATAAATTTTAGCTATAATCAAATCGGGGGGGAGTTTCACATCAACTGGTGACAAAAATAATCTCAaccttacagatggtagctttaggAGCCCCTGTCTGCTAAATGAGGATGTATTAACCTTGTGTCCAGTTGGTTCTATCGTGCCTCTGTGTTCTGTTTGATAAGTCGGTCATTTGTTTTATGTGATCCCAGAGAAGTGATCTTGTCGCCTCAGATAAGACAGACTGAGTTTCAGGAtgtttgagacacaaacactgtGGAAGAGTCTAATCCCCTTAAATGTCATACATGACCTGGAGGCCTAAAACTTCCACCTCATCAAGCACTAGTGGTCACATCTGGCAATAACTACTTTTTAGGAAGTTACTATCTCGACTGTGgttgtaaaaatacagatatttaCATTAATTTGCATCAGTTAAGATTTTTATGCTGTACATCTGTACATCACTCCTACTAAAGAGACAACCCTACTCCTCACTCCTACTAAAGAGACAACCCTACTCCTCACTCCTACTAAAGAGACAACCCTACTCCTCACTCCTACTAAAGAGACAACCCTACTCCTCACTCCTACTAAAGAGACAACCTTCAGAAAGATTATATCCCAGTTAAATTCCTCTTTATTAATGTTAATTCCCATTGACACTTGAAATTTTGGCAAACCTACACCAGAATTTCACTCAGTGTACAATTTTTAAGTGTTCCATGCAgtgatcttttttattttatttaacctatcgatttccatggagacaagcacatgatggcaccaggccaagttacaagtcaggtctgtggataGGTCCCCAGACAAATGCATGTTTTGCATGGTATTTTTGAAGAGAATAGTTATAATTGACTAGAACGCTTGATagctatgtttaatgctatgttTAATGATATGCATTCAACGAAAACCAATACCATCTCTGTGTGAGTAGAtaatctaccagaaaagttacatagtgcacctaagCCTCAATAGAAGAAAATATTCTAtaaaatggaaaatggaaaataaatcagtggatatttagcttttttctttcacctgtttGGTGTTAGCAGCTCCTTCACTTGGTCCCATTGTACTTGACCTCTTTCccacatttttttaatgtttctgtcAAAAATTCTATGTCTTTCTCCGACTCGATCCAAACCAGCTTTTTGGGCAAATCAATTTCAAACTTCACTTctgcaaaaaacaataaaaatctgtTAAAGTTTACACAAAAATGTAGATGTGAAAACACTTTATTgccaaaagaaataaaagatcTTTGTCTCGTGTTCACTCCCTAACTGCACAGTAAAAGTCATAAGATAAACTACATATCGActtcactgttttatgtttaaatgtataaaagcaCCTACATGACGGGCCAATGATTAGGCTTCTGTTCCTGCAAAAACTGAAGTTTTATGAAGTTGTTACCAGTATGTagagttatgtatttatttgattgggacagttaTACCATTATGTAGGGCTgaagaatttgggaaaaatctGATGAGAGAGATATTTTTTTGAGTATTGCAATTGTGGTTAGAGTTGCaatacattctattgtctaaaaaactgcagcctttgtgatttggtaTTTGCACAAACTTGAATTGAGATTTTACAGTAACACTGAAAAAGTATAAATAGTTTTATACAGTAATAAACATATTACCATCTCCGAGTTTGTTGAGGATTCTCGTGACAGCTCCAGAGCAACCCTCACATGTCATAGCCACCTCAAACTCATGCTTCTGTTTAAGACAAtgataaacataaagaaaaacaacattatatctttATAAGCTATAAT includes the following:
- the LOC117377739 gene encoding copper transport protein ATOX1-like; this encodes MTKHEFEVAMTCEGCSGAVTRILNKLGDEVKFEIDLPKKLVWIESEKDIEFLTETLKKCGKEVKYNGTK